Genomic segment of Candidatus Zixiibacteriota bacterium:
GTTTCTCAACTGAAGCCTGGCACCCTCAATCGTGAACCCATCCTCATAGAGGAATTTCTTGATGCGGCGAACAAGCTCAATTTCCTTTTCCTGATAAATCCGGTTGCCGCTACGGTTCTTTTTCGGCTTAAGAGTGGGAAATTCGCGTTCCCAGAAGCGTAGGACATATGCCTTCACTCCGGTGAGTTCGCTCACTTCCGATATCGAGTAGTAAAGCTTACCTGGCGCTGATTTAGCATCCTTCACGGATTCCCCCTCCATCGGAGCAAACCCTTCCCGCTTACTGCCACTATCTGGAACGTTGTTCAATATATATACTTGAACAGCCCGTGTCAAGTCGTAGGTTCATGTTTCTGACTTTAAATCTCTACTCATCAGTTCTCTGACCGCCACCAGCGGATCTTTTCCTTCAAACAGGATCAGGTATATCTGTTCGGTGATTGGCATTTCAATGCCGAGTCTCTTTGCGAGAGAATGGACTGATTGAGTGGTTTTCACTCCCTCGGCGACCATGACCATCCCGGATAGAACCTCGTTAAGTGTCTTCCCCCGACCAATC
This window contains:
- a CDS encoding MerR family transcriptional regulator; translated protein: MEGESVKDAKSAPGKLYYSISEVSELTGVKAYVLRFWEREFPTLKPKKNRSGNRIYQEKEIELVRRIKKFLYEDGFTIEGARLQLRNGRKNRMTLPEKNLKSSVSAIRSEIKALIKLLS